AGCTCGCAAACGGTGAACAGTGAGCAAAATATTCATAATGCAACGGGGCACATTGTTGCCGATCAGTTCTCCAACAAGCCGGACTCGAAAACGCAGTCAGTGGATAGGACAGCTGATGACGGTGACAAGGAAACAGAGACTCTCCGGACCCCAGATGAGCTAAACAACGGACGAGGGGTAGCCAAAACCAACCAGCAAAAGGCAAAGGTTAGACGACTCGGTGTCTCCAAGCCAGTGAGGAACCGCCTGGCCGTGAAAGGGCTGACAGAGCCGCAAGTTAAAGCTCCAACTCTAAACACCACGACAGCTTCAATTAATGGTGAGTGTGCTGTCAAAAGCATTCAAGCTGAGGAATGTGATAAACTGGATCTCAACAATAAAAGCTCTGAGTCAGCAGGCGTCTACAGAAAAAGCTGTGAAAACATTATAATAGTCGCAAAGCAGGATTGCTCGAACAATGTCAGTTCTCAAACATATTTTGAGCAAGAATTAGACGTTTGCAGCAATGGGGAGTCTCAGCTGGGTCAGAATAATTGTTCCTTTGATGTCCTGAGTGCTGCCGATGGcacaaaaaaaatatatttgcCTGCAATTTTTACTGAGACCCAAGATCATCTCGTTTCACCTGCTTCGAACGCAATTAAATGTGCTCAGGATAAACTTGTGGAAAAGCAGCCAACTGAACTCACGGAAAATGAGATGCTCGAGGGTCTGATCAACTGGCAGAACACAGCAGGAAGTTCTGGAGAACATGAGAATATCACCAGTGCATGCAAGATATACCCGGAAATCAAAATTCCAAGATCTAATACTCCATCTGTTCAATCTACATATCAAGTCAAACATGAAAAGGCCAAAGCTGGCAATGAATCTGAAGGTGAGCTAAATGTTTTACAGTTCAGTGCGGAAGCGAATCTATCTGATCACAAGATCATTTCGACTTCAGAAATGGCATCTGAGGGGAAAGAAGATAGGGACAAAAGTGACACCTGTTCTATGACTCAAATTACAAAAGATCCAGCTTCTCCTGCTGTAGACAGCTTCAAAGTCCCAGCTTTCCAGTGCCAGGTGAGAGACCAGCGAAATACGTATTGTTGCTTGAGTTCAGGTCAGGGCACTAGAGTGCCCTCTCAGAGCATGACTGTCAAAACAAAAGTAGTCGAGTCCCCTGTACCCGACTCAAATCCTTCTGAACATCCAAAGACTTCTAATATTTCTTCTGAGGCACCATCTTGTCCAACCAAGTCTGCCATCCAAACTACAATAGACGAAAGAACAGTCCTCAGAAAAGACAGTATTTCAGCAATTGCGGAGACCCCAGCATTTTTAATTGGCTTCCACTCAGAGACCAGGGAGTTCTCAGAGAGAGGTCATTCGAGTCAACTGAACTCCAGAACTCCTTCTGTTGATGACCTTAGCTCCAGTTCTTTGGGCTCTCTGGTAGATTCATTATATTTGTCCCAACCAGACCTCAGCAAGGAAACACCAGTAGAAGTTGTTGCCAGAGCCAATTTTATTCAGATCCCTTTGAACAATCAATCGACTGTTGAAGTCATGAAGTGCCGGTTGGATTTGGGGAATTGTTATGAGATCCTATGTGTTGCGAAGAAACACAATTTAAAGGACCTGCAAGATGCTGCTTATCAAGTCATGAGTGATAATTACTTACAGGTTTTGAAGAACCCGAACATTTATGGTCAACTAAAAGCAGACGAGAGAGAGCTGATCCTAACGAGAAGGATGTATGGTAGAACATACTTCATGGTAGCTGATGTGGATGTTCAAGAGAATGTCTGGGCTAAGACCACAGTACAACCCAGCACAGAAGGTCAATCCACTGCTAGGCCACAGAAACCTTCTCAAACCAATCACAAGCTTTATTATTACAAGGAAGAGAATGATTCTTGGTATCCGTTGGTCAACATGACGTTTGAATCAATCTCCAAAgattgtgccctgtgcaccatgtTTAATTACCTGTTCGTTGTGGCTGGTTGTCAGGGCATTGGCAAGGAAATCAAACTTTCCAATAAAGTATTCTGCTACAATCCAGTTACTAACATTTGGAGTGAAATAATGGCACTGAACCAGGCCAGACCCAACTGTAAGCTTGTCGCTTTGGATGGGTATCTCTATGCGATTGGAGGAGAGTGTCTCTCCACAGTAGAGAGGTATGATCCTAGAATAGACAGATGGACATTCACTGCACCTCTACCACAAGGAACCTTTACTATAACGCACAAAGCTACAGTGTGCAATGGGGAGATTTACCTGACCAGGGGTACCTTCTACCATCAGCTTCTCAAATACAATGCGAGGGAGGACACATGGAATGTTTGCGCCATGATGAGCAGGAAGGACAAGACCGCCGACATAGCGGCGGTCAAAAATTTTATCTACAGATTTGAGATTAACCAGCACTTTGGTATCAGTGTGTACCGGTATCACATAATCACCAAAGTTGGTGAAGAATGTGCCACCAAAAGGCTCTGTAACCTAGCACCATTTCAATGTGTTGTCATGGATGATACTATTTACTGCATAAATAAGCAGTTCCTGATGCAATTTGTAGCTCACGAAGTATCACCTTGTTTTAGAGCAGAAGATTGCACTGCCCTTCCCGGAGCAAAGGGAGTCCTCTTTCCCTTTGTACTCACACTGCCTGAAAGAGATTCATTACAGACTCGAGTGTAATGTTTAAGATGCCTGTTGAAAATCCTCACTTGATGGGAAAATAGTTTGTCCGTTTGAAAATAGTTTGGACAGATATTGTTTTATGTTGGTGTACTCATAACACTTTCTCTCCTCCTGTCCGAGGGATGTTTGCCTCCAGGTGACGTCTCTATCAGCCTGTCAGACGGAGCTATTCAAGCTGTGGATCTCTCCCCAATGCCTTTCAAAGTCCCTCAGTAAATCACTACTAGGAAGACTAATTTTAACAAAGTTAGCAAGGCACGTCCCCAACCTACTCCCACCACCCTGGGAGCTGGGCACAATTTTATGGAGAAATCTACATCAACAGTCAATGTTCACAACGCTGGGTGCCACTGATGTTTGAGAAGAGTAAGAGAGAATTGGTGATGAGGCCTACCCATATAGCTCAGTGAGTAAAAAAAGTGAGGAGCTAAACGATATGTTCAAGGAGGATTGACCCTCAGTAGAGTTGCCAGCTCCAATGGGACGAGCATGTGCATCACGGTGGAGAGCAATCATGAGCTGTAATGTCTTTCCCTGGTCAAACAGCCCTTGGTTGCCAACTGTCCAGGCTTATACAGCCATGTTGATGTGATATCAGAGGTGCCATATCCATGGCCACATATCTCAAAGAAAGCTCAATGTTTCCAGAAGATAGCAGAATATAGGTTGAAGGTGCAGGCTGCTTTATATAATGTCTACCATTGACTCCTCGGTGGGGAGAAGGAGAAACATGTGACAAAGATCATCTTGCCGCATAACAAACATGCTCCTTATGTCTAAGTACAAACTACTCCAAGGCTGAATGAaataagagagaaagagagggtgtgtgaaagagagagatatAGGGAAACATAgtttaaatcattttaaaaagttttgCAAAGTGCCCTTCAACGTTAATGTTAAGTATTGCTAATGGTTCTTCTCAGGGACTCATTATGTCAACATTTCATTTCCGGGCTTTATTACTCTGGGaataggttggggggggagagggtattGCTGGTTAGCTCAGTTTGGCTAGACAGCTAGTGTGTGAGTAGATTAATGCAAACAGCACATGGTTTGATTTCTCCATTCCAGTCGAGGTAGATTGGggctcacctcctcctccccctgcctGTGGTAAAAATTATGTCATTTTGCTGTGGTTCGGGGAATAATCACCATGACCGAGAACTGCAGAGAACTGGAAATGTGTTTTAAACAAGGTTTTGTAGGCTTCCACTAATATTTGGGAAGAATAAAAGAGAATTGATGATGCGGTCTATCGCTACTGGCTCAGTGGATGAAAGGAGCAGGTTGTTCAGTGATTCAAGCTAATGCTTCAGTGTCTGAATCCTACATACAATGCTTTAGTGTGTGGGGGGAATTTTAGACTGTGTACCCAGTGCTCAGCTTCTCCAACCAGAGTACAAACCTGGGAACAATGCCTTTCTTCCGTGCTTGGACTGCAATATTAAGAATCCGTGTTTCATGGTATGACCATGAAACACTcaaccttccttccatcaaaagggcagaaatggggatgttcgctgatgattgctaaatgttcagcaccattcatgactcctcagagactgaagcagtccatgtccaaatgcagcaaagcaTGGACAAtagccaggtttgggctgacaagtggcaagtaacattcacaccacacaagtgccagggaatgagcggcatggtagcgcagtggttagcacaaatgcttcacagctccagggtcccaggttcgattcccagcttgggtcactgtctgtgtggagtctgcatgttctccccgtgtttgcataggtttcctccgggtgctccggtttcctcccacaatccaacggtgtacaggtcaggtggattggccatgctaaattgcccttagtgtcaaaaaggttggctgggttactgggttacggggatagggtggaggtgagggcttgggtagactgctctttccaaggccggtgcagacttgatgggccaaatggccaccttctgccctgtaagttctatgatttgaTCTTTCTACAACAAGGGAGAATCCAACCATCGCCCCTTTGAGATTCATtggcgttaccatcgctgaatccactctatcaacatcctgggggttatctttAGTAGATTTAGAATTtccaggctcttggaaagagcaccctacccaagcccacacctccaccccatccccaaactcagtaaccccacctaacactaagggcaattttggacactaagggcaatttagcgtggccaatccacctaacctgcatgtttggactgtgcgaggataccggagtacccggaggaaacccacgcacacacagggagaatgtacagactccacacagacagtgacccaagccgggaatcgaacctgggaccctggagctgtgaaacaattgtgctaaccactatgctaccatgctgcccaagtagTAGTCAAGGAGGAATCCGGAAAGGCGAGTCAAAAGAATGGTTTAATGCCAAAAGTAAAGTATTTACAAgtaacagtcccagtcccagtcccagtcgggACGACTCTGCAACATGGCTCCTACTTGGGCAAGCCTTTAAGGGACTGAGTTAACTATCCCACTGTTGGGCCTCCACCCCTCAACTGGGGAGCTTATATTCCACAAAGCTCATGGAGATATTAATTGGGTCTtccccgtgggtctcgtgagCATTATAACAAtataattgaccagaaactggaccagccatataagtactttgggcgcaattctcccaaagggagacaaacagccgactccggagtgaaacccgggggggggggggctaggagcggcggtgcgtgaattccaagcgcccggccttgacacaTGCggcaaagcggcgcgccgggaatgacgcggccggcggcgcctatgtgacgtcagccgcgcatgcggggttgccgtcttccctctgctgccccgcaagacatggcggcttgatcttgcggggcggcgtagggaaaagagtgcgtctttcagagacgccggcccgacgatcggcgggcaccgatcgcgggccagacatctcctgagcacgcccgtggtgcttgatcctccctccgcccccacaggccccacacacagaggtcgcgcgctgttcacgccggcagcgaccaggtgtggttggcgccggcgtgaaccggtcgggttcggcaggccgccggagaatcgccggtcgccgtgagaaacggcgagcggagattctccgagcggcctgttgaaaaaagcgacacaccattttggggggggtgggagaatcgcggggggtgccaagggggcgtggcgtgattcgcccggccctcccgcgattctcccacccggcgtggggtgcggagaatcgcgccctttggctacaaaagcaggtcagtggCTAGAAATCCTACAGTGAGTCACTCCCCTCCTTACTCCACAAagcttgttcacaatctacaaggcacaagtcatgagtgtgatggaatactctccgcttggtTGGATGAGTGCAGTCCGAGCAACACTCAAGCAGTTGGATTCTCCAGCGAGATCCTCCGTTTCGGCAGCAatgcactcacgcccacggatttcctgatggcgtgggggcatccacaatgggaaaccccactggcaggttgccaggacggagaatcccgctgccaacaggggggggggggggggggggggcacaccgtGCCAGAGAACGGgtgcggcaggacagagaatccagcccaagaagtttgacaccacccaggacaaagcaacccatttaATTAGCACCCCATTCacgaacattcattccctccaccattgaagagaagagaaaatcacttattttcacgagtagacttcaatgaagttactgtgaaaagccccgagtcgccacattccaacgactgttcggggaggctggtacgggaattgaaccgtgctgctggcctgccttcgtctgctttaaaagccagcgatttagcacggtgtgctaaaccagcccctgatgcacTATAGCGgccgtgtgtaccagctacaaggtgcactacaggaactcaccaaggcaccttagACAGCGACTTccaacccacaaccactatcatctaAAAGCGAAGGGCAATAGACACATGGAAACCCCACTACCTCCAAGTTCCCCgaaaagccactcaccatcctgtcttggaaatatcatagaatttacagtgcagaaggaggctattcggcccatcgagtctgcaccggcaattggaaagaacatcctgcccaaggtcaacacctccaccccatccccataatccagtaaccccacccaacactaagggcaattttgaacactaagggcaatttatcatggccaatccacctaacctgcacatctttggactgtgggacaaaccagagcgcccggaggaaacccacgcacacacggggaggatgtgcagactccgcacagacagtgacccaagccggaatcgaacctgggaccctggagctgtgaagcaattgtgctatccgcaatgctgccgtgctgcccctggatgtCTAtgatatatcgccgctccttcccTGCCACTggtttaaaatcctggaactcccccccgAACAGCACCctgctttttttttgcttttttaaaaataaatttagagtacccaa
The sequence above is drawn from the Scyliorhinus canicula chromosome 16, sScyCan1.1, whole genome shotgun sequence genome and encodes:
- the klhdc7a gene encoding kelch repeat and BTB domain-containing protein 11, producing the protein MEFAGKAIVSAAFVVTLTLIYRYYKLRAVNAAQSRVPESPDARESGEKDHKDTGQEILPLLSSQTVNSEQNIHNATGHIVADQFSNKPDSKTQSVDRTADDGDKETETLRTPDELNNGRGVAKTNQQKAKVRRLGVSKPVRNRLAVKGLTEPQVKAPTLNTTTASINGECAVKSIQAEECDKLDLNNKSSESAGVYRKSCENIIIVAKQDCSNNVSSQTYFEQELDVCSNGESQLGQNNCSFDVLSAADGTKKIYLPAIFTETQDHLVSPASNAIKCAQDKLVEKQPTELTENEMLEGLINWQNTAGSSGEHENITSACKIYPEIKIPRSNTPSVQSTYQVKHEKAKAGNESEGELNVLQFSAEANLSDHKIISTSEMASEGKEDRDKSDTCSMTQITKDPASPAVDSFKVPAFQCQVRDQRNTYCCLSSGQGTRVPSQSMTVKTKVVESPVPDSNPSEHPKTSNISSEAPSCPTKSAIQTTIDERTVLRKDSISAIAETPAFLIGFHSETREFSERGHSSQLNSRTPSVDDLSSSSLGSLVDSLYLSQPDLSKETPVEVVARANFIQIPLNNQSTVEVMKCRLDLGNCYEILCVAKKHNLKDLQDAAYQVMSDNYLQVLKNPNIYGQLKADERELILTRRMYGRTYFMVADVDVQENVWAKTTVQPSTEGQSTARPQKPSQTNHKLYYYKEENDSWYPLVNMTFESISKDCALCTMFNYLFVVAGCQGIGKEIKLSNKVFCYNPVTNIWSEIMALNQARPNCKLVALDGYLYAIGGECLSTVERYDPRIDRWTFTAPLPQGTFTITHKATVCNGEIYLTRGTFYHQLLKYNAREDTWNVCAMMSRKDKTADIAAVKNFIYRFEINQHFGISVYRYHIITKVGEECATKRLCNLAPFQCVVMDDTIYCINKQFLMQFVAHEVSPCFRAEDCTALPGAKGVLFPFVLTLPERDSLQTRV